A window of Acetonema longum DSM 6540 contains these coding sequences:
- a CDS encoding pyruvate carboxylase subunit B — protein MSKPLKIVETILRDGHQSLAATRMRTSDMLPVLEQLDDAGFWALEAWGGATFDSCLRFLNENPWDRLRTLKKYIRKTPIQMLLRGQNILGYNHYADDVVKEFINRAVDNGVGVIRIFDALNDVRNLEVSIRAAKEAGAHVQGAFVYTISPYHDIDSFLKVAKDLVNLGVDSVCIKDMAGLLAPYAAFELVRTLKSNIPAPIHLHTHYTSGMASMTYLKAIEAGVDIVDCALSPFSMGTSQPATEAVVAALEGTERDTGIAKEKLYPIADHFRGVKKELAETFKLNTAIDIDTKVLTYQIPGGMLSNFLNQLKEQGMADKYPELLEEMPRVRAELGYPPLVTPTSQITGSMAAFNVMLGRYKVVPREVKDLARGKYGRTPAPIDPATRETILGDEPLIEHRPADDIAPQMAALTADLADKGYPNALIEDVLSYALFPEVALDFLREDGC, from the coding sequence ATGAGCAAACCACTAAAAATTGTCGAAACTATATTGCGAGATGGACACCAATCTCTAGCAGCAACACGGATGAGAACGTCTGATATGCTTCCTGTTTTAGAGCAATTAGATGATGCTGGGTTTTGGGCGCTGGAGGCCTGGGGCGGAGCAACTTTTGACAGTTGTCTTCGATTCTTGAACGAAAATCCATGGGATCGATTACGTACACTGAAAAAATATATCCGGAAAACTCCAATTCAAATGTTGCTTCGGGGTCAGAATATTCTAGGCTATAATCACTACGCTGATGATGTGGTCAAAGAGTTCATCAACAGAGCAGTTGATAACGGCGTAGGTGTCATAAGGATATTTGACGCATTGAATGATGTCCGCAACTTAGAGGTTTCCATCCGTGCTGCCAAAGAAGCGGGGGCTCACGTTCAAGGAGCTTTCGTTTATACAATCAGTCCGTATCACGACATCGACAGCTTTCTGAAAGTAGCGAAAGATTTGGTCAATCTGGGTGTAGACTCAGTTTGCATTAAAGATATGGCAGGATTGCTGGCGCCATATGCAGCATTTGAGTTGGTGCGTACATTAAAGTCTAACATACCGGCGCCTATTCATCTGCACACTCACTACACCAGCGGAATGGCTTCGATGACTTATCTAAAAGCGATTGAAGCCGGTGTCGATATCGTAGACTGCGCTCTGTCTCCTTTCTCGATGGGGACTTCGCAGCCTGCTACCGAGGCTGTAGTGGCTGCCTTGGAAGGAACAGAGCGGGATACGGGCATCGCCAAGGAAAAACTATACCCTATTGCGGATCACTTCCGGGGTGTAAAAAAGGAATTGGCTGAAACTTTTAAACTCAATACAGCAATCGATATCGATACCAAAGTACTTACTTACCAGATTCCCGGCGGCATGCTGTCCAATTTTCTTAACCAGTTAAAGGAGCAAGGCATGGCCGACAAATATCCGGAACTGCTGGAGGAAATGCCGCGTGTCCGCGCTGAACTCGGGTATCCCCCGCTTGTGACTCCTACTAGTCAGATTACCGGATCAATGGCAGCCTTTAATGTCATGCTGGGCAGATATAAGGTCGTGCCACGTGAGGTAAAAGACTTGGCCCGGGGTAAATATGGGCGAACCCCTGCACCGATTGATCCGGCAACAAGAGAGACAATACTTGGTGATGAGCCATTAATTGAGCATCGGCCGGCTGATGATATTGCACCGCAAATGGCTGCCTTAACAGCAGATCTTGCCGATAAGGGATATCCCAATGCATTGATAGAAGATGTGCTATCTTACGCACTATTTCCAGAAGTTGCGTTAGACTTTTTAAGAGAAGATGGTTGCTGA
- a CDS encoding 4Fe-4S dicluster domain-containing protein → MLIYDNKKLIKAGENMPQVTDVVKIHRKILTKTAQYALEGTLKENITGIPKSIVTEDGPRYRCCIHKERAVLNDRIAIALSQPLGTNLQEAAENALSGKSTNMPIMQVLPAACDKCPIDKFIVTDACRNCVAHNCISACAKKAIMVVQNKAYMDKTKCSECGLCKRSCSYGAIIEISRPCERSCNLQAITAGSDRRAVINYEKCVQCGACKAGCPFGAISDRSMLVQVINHLKNGSRVYAVVAPSIVGQFGVKVKTSQVMNALQKIGFHNVLEVAMGADIIALEETKEFLTKAIEQPGFMTTSCCPAFVDMIEKHMPNIKNQVSTTVSPMIAIGKVIKNDDPDAVIVFIGPCIAKKSEIIKHPGIIDYVVSFEELAALFEGANINITEIEERTYESTASHDGNIFARAGGVLSAVLNTAKEMDPGIKILPHRCDGLENCKTALANIRDGKINANFFEGMACEGGCIGGPGSLSDYRITSRLLDNHAEALTVKTSPENKRALEEVNKHLHWHY, encoded by the coding sequence TTGCTGATTTATGATAATAAAAAATTAATAAAAGCGGGAGAAAATATGCCACAAGTAACTGATGTCGTGAAAATTCACCGTAAAATTTTAACAAAAACAGCCCAGTACGCATTGGAAGGAACTTTAAAAGAAAATATTACAGGAATACCGAAATCGATTGTCACTGAAGACGGCCCTCGCTATCGATGCTGCATTCACAAGGAACGAGCCGTACTTAACGATAGAATCGCTATAGCACTCAGTCAACCCCTTGGTACGAATCTGCAGGAGGCGGCGGAAAACGCTTTATCAGGCAAATCAACAAATATGCCTATTATGCAGGTTTTACCCGCGGCCTGTGATAAATGCCCCATCGATAAATTTATTGTGACCGACGCTTGCCGGAATTGTGTAGCTCACAACTGCATAAGCGCTTGTGCGAAGAAAGCGATCATGGTTGTGCAAAATAAAGCATATATGGATAAGACCAAATGCTCTGAATGCGGTCTCTGCAAACGTTCATGTTCGTATGGCGCTATTATAGAAATCAGCCGGCCTTGCGAACGATCCTGCAATCTACAGGCAATTACTGCCGGCAGTGACCGCAGGGCGGTTATAAATTACGAAAAATGCGTTCAGTGTGGTGCATGTAAGGCAGGATGTCCATTCGGAGCAATAAGCGACCGTTCAATGCTAGTCCAAGTGATAAACCATTTGAAAAATGGCAGCCGCGTTTATGCGGTGGTAGCCCCGTCTATAGTCGGCCAATTCGGTGTTAAGGTAAAAACATCTCAAGTGATGAATGCTTTGCAGAAAATTGGATTCCACAACGTTCTGGAAGTCGCCATGGGGGCAGATATTATTGCATTAGAAGAGACTAAGGAATTCTTAACTAAGGCCATAGAACAGCCTGGTTTTATGACCACTTCATGTTGTCCGGCATTTGTCGATATGATTGAAAAGCATATGCCGAACATAAAAAATCAAGTCTCTACGACTGTATCACCCATGATTGCGATAGGTAAAGTAATTAAGAATGATGACCCGGATGCAGTTATAGTATTTATTGGGCCTTGTATTGCAAAGAAGTCAGAGATTATAAAACATCCTGGGATTATCGATTATGTCGTTAGTTTTGAAGAATTGGCAGCTTTATTTGAAGGCGCCAATATTAACATTACGGAAATTGAAGAAAGAACCTACGAAAGTACTGCATCTCATGATGGGAATATTTTTGCCCGGGCAGGCGGTGTCTTGTCGGCTGTATTAAATACCGCGAAAGAAATGGATCCCGGCATAAAGATTTTGCCCCATCGGTGTGACGGTCTAGAAAACTGCAAAACAGCTCTTGCTAATATCCGTGATGGTAAAATTAATGCAAATTTCTTTGAGGGTATGGCTTGCGAAGGCGGTTGCATCGGCGGGCCAGGTTCGCTAAGCGATTATCGTATTACATCCAGGTTATTAGACAATCACGCCGAAGCGCTTACAGTTAAAACATCGCCTGAAAATAAGAGAGCGTTAGAGGAAGTGAATAAGCACCTTCACTGGCACTATTGA
- a CDS encoding sigma-54 interaction domain-containing protein, whose amino-acid sequence MKKAEVCFIGRNEAVCRLPAQQLSRFLGQYINVKEWSLNNLDDLTGVVDSDVYITSSKVVYNVVKPHLPERKTIFIADRTINTEHLDHLLELDPTTKAIFATHSKETALMGIEMVKNFGIHHITMYPYYPGCQMELSSEINTVIITGSRNLVPPSIRTVIDLGAKGLDISTFAQLIHHLHLPLQILNKISNQYIHDIMAITVKRQQIASLNSALLNTVTQAIIAVDTEEEVTLLNPAAAKLLQLQEKEVIGQKMTRIAPEIDLRSVIRERQLLRHDFKQIGSSHYILDANPIIDTTGFVSGAVATIRPVSEVQELETKVRRELRLSGNLAKYSFSDIIGESPELKNAIQLATHFAKTESTILLEGESGTGKEMFAQAIHNLSPRKHGGFVAINFAALPENLIESELFGYDEGAFTGAKKGGKPGLFEEAHKGTIFLDEIGDASLEVQKRLLRVLEEREVRRVGGRAVTPVDVRVVAATNKNLVQLVESGKFRGDLYYRLCTLPINIPSLAARGGDIIKLIDFFSRKSYGYPLRLHSELSAFLQRYSWPGNIRELQNIVIYLYNVVGWNEASIEHLPSYITGKGPKAPVAFSDVQIEKDTDGFVHELEMQNVRKEVAAILAEIKSACAVEKKGLGRNALLKRLELLNLGWSEYKVRHWLKILIKNGYLIAGATKQGNKVTEKGNELLQSLDSWKHRDV is encoded by the coding sequence ATGAAGAAGGCTGAAGTATGTTTTATTGGTCGAAATGAAGCCGTCTGCAGACTGCCAGCTCAGCAGCTTTCGCGATTCCTTGGACAATATATAAATGTTAAAGAATGGAGTTTAAACAACCTGGATGATTTGACTGGTGTCGTTGATAGTGATGTATATATCACCTCCTCTAAAGTGGTATATAATGTCGTTAAACCACACTTGCCGGAAAGGAAGACAATTTTTATTGCCGACCGGACAATTAATACTGAACATCTTGATCATCTGCTGGAGTTGGACCCAACCACTAAAGCCATTTTTGCGACTCACTCTAAAGAGACAGCTTTGATGGGTATCGAAATGGTCAAAAATTTTGGTATACACCATATAACGATGTATCCTTACTATCCGGGATGTCAAATGGAATTATCGAGCGAAATCAATACTGTAATTATTACAGGTTCCAGGAATCTTGTACCGCCATCTATACGCACGGTTATAGATTTGGGAGCAAAAGGACTGGATATTTCCACTTTTGCGCAACTGATTCATCATTTACATCTGCCTTTGCAAATTTTAAACAAAATATCAAATCAGTATATTCATGATATCATGGCGATCACGGTAAAGCGGCAGCAAATCGCTTCGTTAAACAGTGCATTGCTCAATACAGTCACCCAGGCAATTATAGCAGTAGATACAGAGGAAGAAGTTACCTTGCTGAATCCTGCAGCCGCAAAGTTATTGCAACTCCAGGAAAAAGAAGTGATAGGCCAAAAAATGACGAGGATTGCACCTGAAATTGATTTGAGATCCGTCATCCGGGAACGTCAGCTGCTGCGGCATGACTTTAAACAAATTGGTTCTAGTCATTATATTCTTGATGCCAATCCTATTATTGATACAACTGGTTTTGTTTCAGGGGCTGTCGCTACCATACGGCCTGTTTCGGAGGTCCAGGAGCTTGAGACGAAAGTAAGACGTGAATTGAGGCTGTCCGGTAACTTAGCCAAATACTCATTTAGCGATATTATCGGCGAGTCACCGGAATTAAAGAACGCTATTCAATTAGCGACACACTTTGCAAAGACGGAGTCCACGATATTGCTGGAGGGTGAAAGTGGAACGGGAAAAGAAATGTTCGCCCAAGCTATACACAATCTGTCACCGCGAAAGCATGGCGGCTTTGTGGCAATAAATTTTGCAGCATTACCGGAAAATCTCATTGAAAGTGAATTATTTGGCTATGATGAGGGGGCCTTCACTGGTGCTAAAAAGGGCGGAAAACCGGGCCTTTTTGAAGAAGCTCATAAAGGGACGATATTTCTGGATGAGATAGGTGATGCATCGCTGGAAGTGCAGAAAAGGCTGCTTCGCGTGCTGGAAGAACGAGAGGTCCGGCGGGTGGGAGGAAGGGCTGTAACGCCTGTTGATGTAAGGGTCGTAGCCGCAACGAATAAGAATTTAGTCCAATTGGTGGAGTCCGGTAAATTTCGTGGGGATTTATATTACCGACTGTGTACATTGCCCATTAATATTCCCTCCTTGGCGGCAAGAGGGGGCGATATAATAAAACTTATCGATTTTTTTAGCCGGAAATCGTATGGCTATCCTTTGCGGCTGCATTCCGAGCTTTCGGCTTTCTTGCAGCGATATAGCTGGCCAGGCAATATACGTGAACTTCAGAATATAGTTATATATTTATATAATGTTGTCGGCTGGAATGAGGCATCGATAGAACACTTGCCATCTTATATAACTGGCAAGGGGCCAAAAGCTCCTGTTGCGTTCTCTGATGTTCAAATCGAAAAGGATACTGACGGCTTTGTTCATGAACTGGAGATGCAGAATGTCCGCAAAGAGGTAGCTGCGATCCTGGCTGAAATAAAAAGTGCATGTGCGGTGGAGAAAAAAGGGTTGGGCAGGAATGCTCTGTTAAAAAGACTGGAATTGTTAAATTTAGGATGGTCTGAATATAAAGTCCGCCACTGGTTAAAAATCTTAATAAAAAATGGTTATCTGATTGCGGGTGCTACTAAGCAAGGCAATAAAGTTACTGAAAAAGGGAATGAACTGCTTCAAAGTCTCGATTCCTGGAAACATAGAGATGTATAA